In Armatimonadota bacterium, the following are encoded in one genomic region:
- a CDS encoding discoidin domain-containing protein encodes MHKTRFIVLLAIVCVFVMSIPVFAQLPTAGWPKYQHDAYNSGRSSATVIAKPYTEWSTAAGFAITRAGLVLDSSGNVYAMSQYNNPLVKITSGGTVDTGFTWTAGSTTASSANRNGPLLFDDGTSQYVVIGPGRSAADATMGHTFAGYMSNGSSAWSSDLYSTFPGSIGNSYTSPAVGEDGTIYTHGQQWTYSDDGPIVALNANGTTKWTFNAPSASGMNSLGFGGINGALAVQRIPASGGVAAHNRIFISGGNHFDSYDLAYRSARHKYQVIAIDDMGTYAELVWGAYNPCYSYGPPSISNDGNTVYVTGGNSWEYCDGHSPIAYTYNTLVAYDAETGGNRSTFSNQRCPGDGVVTDGRADGSYWAGDANIPDNSGEVDWITNYKDTGGPKWKLDTGTESVFPPAIGADGTLYVASSFIYSQLTSKLGRVVAVTDNGDHGTIKWALDLPDDGSSECSNIAVTNTNPAVLYVGTGNGRLSGGRIYAIKDMGTYGKILWTYQDINEGAAGKWPLYLALDDSGNLYAAINNLVRKFPAGFDVNNPNGISGYVKDSAGNPINDAWVSVSTSGTLYPPAGGDKQRIRTRTDADGYYQMGIAAAGTYYVAATAPSYKGTTLSGSLRAIYTATNLSNVNKFNLTLVPAGFNWAWGANATCSNADASYPASNAVDNDLNTQFRATSLPASLVIDLGSAKTINEAAFYWGSDFASAYTVQYSNDQVTWTTANAYTVATGNGGYPLDWNVSTTNPGNTGAPYMKTGYNVLKLNAATARYWQINVTASALATTGAAATDVWLWDVELRDSTLAAQPATIAGARNTPDGAPAKFDNAVVTNVVDANTLFVESANRTAGIRVNKTGGTAGIYFGDKVSVNGVVGSSNGEKYIAATTLTRTTTTQSPDGPAIAELSMNNKSAGDSVSQGLFIKTWGKVSDSTPGSFVISDGSASPIKVIYDSSASFALPVDNDYIRVRGVVGKDADGTVLYMRSERADWAYDSDNMHALPFTGQYDYPIQSLVLGPFTDANKTMAELYAWDPIVETTIGDSVKPVAGLETAGKTWFVGTSKDGILDLNAAFGGDDTESGAISKSVAYVFLYVWSESATTLDATALATGSDDCLKVYVNQSIVSGASYYSDAGRGVDIGQEKGTITLNQGLNSILLKVVNGSSGFAVSSQIVPADFEGYNGYGCYGPYTATGLGYSLNPATP; translated from the coding sequence ATGCATAAGACAAGATTTATCGTATTATTGGCCATAGTCTGCGTCTTCGTGATGTCAATACCGGTATTCGCGCAGTTGCCGACTGCCGGTTGGCCAAAGTATCAGCACGACGCATACAACAGTGGCCGCAGTTCCGCTACGGTAATAGCTAAGCCGTATACGGAGTGGTCAACTGCCGCCGGTTTTGCAATAACCCGTGCGGGGTTAGTGCTGGATTCGAGTGGTAATGTTTATGCTATGTCGCAGTATAATAACCCATTGGTGAAAATCACTTCCGGTGGAACTGTCGACACAGGATTTACCTGGACTGCGGGTTCAACGACAGCAAGCAGTGCTAATAGAAACGGCCCATTGCTGTTTGATGACGGCACAAGCCAGTACGTTGTCATAGGCCCCGGCAGAAGTGCTGCAGATGCCACTATGGGACATACATTTGCAGGATACATGTCAAACGGCAGCAGCGCATGGAGTTCCGATCTTTATTCGACATTCCCCGGCTCCATCGGAAACAGCTATACCAGCCCTGCGGTGGGAGAAGATGGAACCATCTATACCCATGGTCAGCAGTGGACCTATAGTGATGATGGTCCGATCGTTGCCCTAAATGCTAATGGAACCACAAAGTGGACGTTCAATGCTCCTTCAGCCTCAGGGATGAACAGCCTCGGCTTCGGCGGTATCAATGGCGCGCTTGCAGTGCAGCGGATACCGGCCAGCGGCGGCGTAGCTGCTCATAACAGGATATTTATCTCCGGAGGCAACCACTTCGACAGCTATGATCTAGCTTATCGCAGTGCTCGGCATAAATATCAGGTGATTGCCATCGATGACATGGGCACTTATGCAGAGTTAGTTTGGGGTGCCTACAATCCCTGCTATTCATACGGCCCTCCTTCAATCTCGAATGACGGCAACACCGTGTATGTCACCGGCGGTAACTCCTGGGAATACTGTGACGGTCACAGCCCGATAGCATATACATACAATACGCTGGTTGCGTATGATGCCGAAACAGGCGGCAACAGGTCCACCTTTAGCAATCAAAGGTGCCCTGGCGATGGCGTTGTTACTGATGGTAGAGCTGATGGTTCGTATTGGGCAGGTGATGCCAACATTCCTGACAACTCCGGTGAGGTGGATTGGATTACCAACTACAAGGACACAGGCGGTCCCAAGTGGAAACTAGACACCGGTACTGAAAGTGTGTTCCCGCCAGCTATCGGCGCGGATGGCACACTCTATGTTGCCAGCTCGTTCATTTATAGCCAATTGACCAGCAAGCTGGGACGAGTCGTTGCTGTCACTGACAATGGTGACCATGGCACTATCAAGTGGGCTTTGGACCTGCCGGATGACGGTTCGTCCGAGTGCTCCAACATCGCTGTTACCAACACCAACCCGGCTGTTCTTTATGTAGGCACGGGCAATGGTCGGTTGAGTGGCGGTCGCATCTATGCCATTAAAGATATGGGCACTTACGGCAAGATCCTTTGGACCTATCAAGATATTAATGAAGGCGCTGCCGGTAAGTGGCCTCTTTATCTTGCGCTTGACGATAGTGGCAACCTCTATGCGGCAATCAACAACTTAGTAAGAAAGTTCCCCGCCGGATTCGACGTTAACAATCCGAACGGTATCAGCGGTTATGTCAAGGACAGCGCCGGTAATCCTATTAATGATGCCTGGGTATCAGTAAGTACGAGCGGTACCTTATACCCACCGGCAGGTGGCGATAAACAGAGGATTCGGACACGGACAGATGCCGATGGCTACTACCAAATGGGTATCGCGGCCGCCGGTACATACTATGTTGCGGCAACTGCTCCCAGCTACAAGGGCACTACCCTTTCGGGCAGTCTGAGAGCAATCTATACTGCGACAAACCTATCAAACGTTAATAAATTCAACCTAACACTTGTACCGGCTGGTTTCAACTGGGCTTGGGGCGCAAACGCAACCTGCTCGAATGCAGATGCCAGTTACCCCGCAAGCAATGCAGTGGATAATGATCTTAACACTCAGTTCAGGGCTACAAGCCTGCCTGCGTCTCTCGTGATTGATCTTGGTTCCGCCAAGACCATCAACGAAGCCGCTTTCTACTGGGGATCAGACTTTGCAAGTGCATATACCGTACAATATAGTAATGACCAAGTGACTTGGACTACGGCTAATGCATATACCGTAGCAACAGGCAATGGTGGATATCCATTGGATTGGAATGTCAGCACCACCAATCCTGGTAATACTGGTGCGCCGTACATGAAGACCGGATATAATGTACTCAAGCTCAATGCCGCTACTGCTAGATATTGGCAGATAAACGTCACAGCAAGCGCCTTAGCGACAACCGGTGCCGCAGCGACCGACGTATGGCTTTGGGATGTTGAGCTTCGTGACAGCACATTAGCGGCGCAGCCGGCTACCATTGCTGGAGCAAGGAATACTCCTGACGGCGCCCCTGCCAAGTTCGACAATGCGGTTGTTACCAACGTTGTCGATGCCAATACGCTCTTTGTTGAATCCGCGAACCGCACAGCCGGTATTCGCGTCAACAAGACCGGCGGAACTGCCGGTATTTACTTTGGTGACAAAGTCTCCGTAAACGGAGTAGTAGGCAGCAGCAATGGCGAGAAGTACATTGCGGCAACAACGCTTACCCGCACGACGACAACTCAGTCACCTGACGGCCCGGCAATCGCTGAGCTTAGTATGAACAACAAGTCTGCTGGTGACAGCGTGTCTCAGGGCTTGTTCATCAAGACATGGGGCAAGGTCTCAGATTCTACGCCCGGCAGCTTCGTGATCAGCGACGGTTCCGCTTCGCCGATCAAGGTGATCTATGACAGCAGTGCTTCGTTTGCCCTGCCTGTGGATAATGATTACATCAGAGTGCGCGGCGTTGTGGGTAAGGATGCAGACGGCACTGTTCTCTATATGAGAAGCGAGAGAGCCGACTGGGCTTATGACTCAGACAATATGCATGCTCTGCCGTTCACCGGCCAATACGACTATCCGATCCAGTCTCTGGTGCTTGGTCCGTTCACTGATGCCAACAAGACCATGGCCGAGCTTTATGCTTGGGATCCAATCGTAGAGACAACCATCGGCGATTCGGTGAAACCGGTCGCAGGACTGGAAACCGCAGGCAAGACATGGTTCGTTGGAACAAGCAAAGACGGCATACTTGACCTCAATGCGGCATTCGGAGGAGATGATACCGAAAGTGGCGCTATCTCTAAATCTGTTGCCTATGTGTTCCTGTATGTCTGGTCCGAGTCTGCAACTACGCTTGACGCTACTGCCCTTGCAACAGGCTCCGATGACTGTTTGAAGGTTTACGTCAATCAGTCAATTGTATCCGGCGCAAGCTACTACAGTGATGCTGGACGCGGAGTCGACATCGGTCAAGAAAAAGGTACAATCACCCTTAATCAGGGTTTGAACAGCATACTGCTCAAAGTCGTCAATGGCAGTTCTGGCTTCGCTGTCTCCAGCCAGATAGTTCCGGCGGATTTTGAAGGTTATAATGGTTATGGGTGTTATGGTCCATATACGGCCACAGGACTTGGTTACTCACTCAATCCTGCAACTCCGTAG
- a CDS encoding discoidin domain-containing protein gives MQKAKWIVLLAVGCILAMSISAYAQIPSKNWPKSGHDYHNSGHNSAATSIAKPIPEWQVNVDAQTTPARWNTDTNKSVTHNGIQTDPDGNIYLFADFDFALAKYDTNGNFIWYKTKAEVGYDDSVVAFNGITICGNDTSWSILSPLGYLPSSHGLIKKINADGTIPGWITSPKINTYICTYPGYATSQTPFSCDSNIAVGPDGTVYWGNMRCSPADPQGPVMAYNSLDGTEKWHFNTASKGQGRMHGSYAVGYLGGNNIIYSTGFQCYEHSVNDGIPSIIALRDDGTASTYLWGVAGNTNAGCFQGAPVLSDDESTVYCAGKQTYMQSRSAIKVGFVCSNQFVAYNTSNGSVKFKLATGGNHAYSPALGSGNMIYVCGGTNPGCDSGSSWSYPPGSNPAGNLVAIWDGGQNNGVIKWTMVLPDDGASDTTACATITDNDGKNVIYLASGNGRIYCIRDEGEYGKILWEYFAPDLKYTTCSTSCTMVPPNLAINDDGSVLAVLKGRMFKFPAGFSISAPEGITGTVKDADGNPIANAWVSVSTYSQPLADNPNRMWTKTNADGTYQITPKFDPDATFPVSYNVAACALNYEGSDNITVTFSAANTKISGTDFTLESAKYDWARTGTITASNENTSYPAANAIDGLVTGSWATRCQATSLPVTYTIDLGSPQKIDEAVIYWWWIAGASYTLEYSTDNGVNWNPAYATTVTDNRGFPVDFYGANPTVAFPVKITAGTNIGGQKTAVDVIKIPSSVPEAQLWKLTITSARYGVVGGVTSLSSASTPSMWEIELRDPSKVAAQSTVGGARALEVGQAAIINDAVVTATCDGGGVPTDTIFIESDDRNAGMRVYKSGVSSSIHFGDRVYVYGTVAVTADGEKYINAGTVARLTTTTDPACPLPADMAMNNKAAADAISQGMLVDTWGKVSNSTAGSGNFAISDGSASPIKVLCSTTMTQPVNDDYIRVRGVVGKDADGPVLYMRNERADWVYGADDMHALPFTGAYDYPIQYLVLGPFTTDPAPTNAYDLIDEDFIGETSIGTTVMPSAGLTTAGKTWTVGTSANGILDINSVLGGTNASSAAYVQLYLWSETEAPAVAIVTGSDDWLKVYVNGVLQYTKDESEFPTGRSCAIGQDGSYNITLHQGLNSLLFKVVNNTGTFKLSSQFVDSDSYGGTGYGGYTQYMATGLGYSLNPATP, from the coding sequence ATGCAGAAAGCAAAATGGATCGTGTTATTGGCAGTAGGCTGCATCCTTGCGATGTCAATATCGGCATACGCACAGATACCGAGTAAAAACTGGCCGAAGTCCGGACATGACTATCACAATAGCGGCCACAACAGCGCAGCTACATCAATTGCAAAACCTATTCCTGAATGGCAGGTGAATGTTGATGCACAAACAACTCCAGCCCGTTGGAATACGGATACAAATAAGTCGGTTACCCATAACGGTATACAAACTGATCCGGATGGGAACATTTATCTATTTGCCGACTTTGACTTTGCGCTTGCTAAGTACGACACCAACGGGAACTTTATATGGTACAAGACCAAGGCCGAAGTAGGCTATGATGATAGTGTTGTGGCTTTTAATGGTATTACCATTTGTGGCAATGACACAAGTTGGTCGATACTGAGCCCACTTGGATACCTTCCGTCATCTCATGGGTTAATTAAAAAAATCAATGCAGATGGAACAATCCCAGGCTGGATAACCTCACCGAAAATCAATACGTATATCTGCACATATCCGGGATATGCAACTTCTCAGACACCATTTAGTTGCGATTCCAATATTGCAGTCGGTCCTGATGGAACAGTATACTGGGGTAATATGAGGTGCTCTCCTGCTGATCCGCAGGGTCCGGTGATGGCATATAATTCGCTGGATGGAACTGAGAAGTGGCATTTCAACACAGCCAGTAAAGGCCAGGGCAGAATGCATGGATCATATGCAGTAGGCTACCTTGGTGGTAATAACATTATCTATAGCACTGGTTTTCAATGCTATGAGCATTCCGTTAACGATGGCATTCCCAGCATTATTGCATTGCGCGATGATGGAACTGCCTCAACATACCTTTGGGGCGTAGCAGGAAATACTAATGCTGGTTGTTTCCAGGGTGCTCCAGTGCTCTCCGACGATGAAAGCACGGTATATTGCGCCGGCAAGCAGACCTATATGCAGAGTAGATCAGCGATCAAAGTCGGTTTTGTTTGCAGTAATCAGTTTGTTGCATATAACACATCAAATGGTTCTGTGAAGTTCAAACTTGCTACTGGTGGAAACCATGCCTATTCACCTGCACTCGGTTCAGGTAATATGATATATGTGTGCGGCGGAACCAACCCAGGATGCGATAGTGGCTCTTCATGGTCATATCCTCCTGGCAGCAATCCAGCCGGTAATCTGGTTGCCATTTGGGATGGCGGTCAGAACAATGGTGTTATTAAGTGGACTATGGTTTTGCCGGATGATGGCGCTTCCGATACAACGGCTTGTGCCACTATTACCGACAACGATGGCAAGAATGTAATTTACCTTGCTTCCGGAAACGGCCGAATCTACTGCATAAGGGATGAGGGCGAATACGGTAAGATTCTTTGGGAGTACTTTGCTCCTGACCTGAAATACACTACTTGTTCGACCAGCTGTACCATGGTTCCACCCAATCTGGCAATAAATGATGATGGGTCAGTGTTAGCCGTCCTGAAGGGCAGAATGTTCAAATTCCCGGCAGGTTTCAGCATCAGTGCTCCTGAGGGTATAACCGGAACGGTTAAGGATGCCGATGGCAACCCGATTGCGAATGCATGGGTATCAGTAAGTACATACTCGCAGCCATTGGCTGATAACCCCAATAGAATGTGGACAAAAACAAACGCTGACGGCACCTATCAAATAACGCCGAAGTTTGATCCCGATGCCACATTCCCGGTATCGTATAATGTTGCTGCCTGTGCGCTAAATTATGAGGGCAGTGATAATATTACAGTTACATTTTCAGCCGCAAATACAAAAATATCCGGCACAGACTTTACTCTAGAAAGTGCCAAGTATGACTGGGCAAGGACTGGCACAATCACTGCATCAAATGAGAATACCAGTTATCCGGCAGCCAATGCAATTGATGGATTGGTAACAGGTAGTTGGGCTACTCGCTGCCAGGCCACTTCTTTGCCTGTAACCTATACGATTGACCTTGGATCGCCTCAGAAAATAGACGAGGCTGTGATCTACTGGTGGTGGATTGCCGGTGCTTCATACACTCTGGAGTATAGCACGGACAACGGTGTAAATTGGAACCCAGCGTATGCAACCACAGTGACTGATAACCGCGGGTTCCCTGTTGATTTTTACGGTGCCAATCCTACTGTTGCATTTCCGGTAAAGATCACAGCAGGTACAAACATTGGTGGTCAGAAGACTGCTGTCGATGTTATCAAGATCCCATCGTCTGTTCCGGAAGCACAGCTCTGGAAATTAACGATTACGTCTGCCAGGTATGGTGTAGTCGGCGGCGTCACAAGCCTGTCATCTGCTTCCACACCATCTATGTGGGAGATCGAACTTCGCGATCCATCGAAGGTTGCTGCGCAGTCAACAGTTGGTGGCGCACGAGCACTTGAAGTTGGTCAAGCAGCTATCATAAATGATGCTGTCGTTACAGCAACGTGCGATGGAGGTGGTGTTCCGACCGACACTATATTCATAGAATCAGATGATCGTAATGCAGGTATGCGTGTATACAAGAGCGGAGTATCCTCCAGTATACACTTCGGTGATAGGGTTTATGTGTATGGCACTGTTGCTGTTACTGCTGACGGTGAGAAATATATAAATGCAGGCACGGTAGCTCGCCTGACAACAACCACCGACCCCGCCTGTCCATTACCTGCCGATATGGCAATGAACAACAAAGCCGCTGCTGATGCAATTAGCCAGGGAATGCTTGTCGACACTTGGGGCAAGGTCTCCAATTCCACGGCAGGCAGTGGAAACTTCGCAATCAGTGATGGCTCTGCCAGTCCGATCAAGGTACTTTGCAGCACGACTATGACTCAGCCCGTCAATGATGACTACATCAGAGTGCGTGGCGTTGTGGGTAAGGATGCCGACGGCCCCGTTCTCTATATGAGAAATGAGAGAGCTGACTGGGTCTACGGAGCAGATGACATGCACGCCCTGCCGTTCACGGGCGCATATGACTACCCGATCCAGTATCTGGTGCTTGGTCCGTTCACCACTGATCCTGCTCCAACCAATGCTTACGACCTGATTGATGAGGACTTCATCGGTGAGACATCAATCGGCACGACGGTTATGCCGTCTGCGGGTCTTACAACCGCAGGCAAGACCTGGACTGTGGGGACAAGCGCTAATGGCATACTCGACATCAACTCAGTGCTCGGAGGAACCAATGCCTCTTCAGCGGCTTATGTTCAGCTGTATTTGTGGTCCGAGACCGAGGCGCCTGCTGTGGCGATAGTAACCGGTTCTGATGACTGGTTGAAGGTATATGTCAATGGAGTCCTGCAGTATACGAAGGATGAATCGGAATTTCCTACTGGTCGAAGCTGCGCAATCGGGCAGGATGGTTCATATAACATCACTCTTCATCAGGGCTTGAACAGCTTACTCTTTAAGGTTGTAAACAACACCGGCACGTTCAAGCTTTCCAGCCAGTTCGTTGACAGCGATTCCTATGGAGGCACCGGTTATGGTGGTTATACTCAATATATGGCCACTGGACTGGGCTACTCACTCAATCCTGCGACTCCGTAG
- a CDS encoding carboxypeptidase regulatory-like domain-containing protein translates to MQKARWITLLAIVCICVMSISAYAQLPSTNWPKSGRDYYNSSKSPATSIAKPAPSWRHTIEVVQGEIPSYEGVKIGPDGNIYVQWDDYFGLGKYSSADGSQMWQASGFTSNDNHGWYNGPTIWSNGTTEMILAWMGGEDDDGGNPPVYSNSHATIGAGNTSTGAFIWESEALNDPSTGHSSLGGYRGYGTNSSAAVGPDGTIYLGNMLYSFYGPYGPLKAINPSNGTVNWTYNTYGVGRSLGSCAVKQVSYGGGLKNVIYNSGGVYYEECAPGEFMNDLFAVRDDGTNATLLWTADYTNTGFFTSGPVLSGDGATLYVAGRDGWAWHSENTNVIYTYPDTLFAYNADTGAKKWSIQTGGTHAVSPALGADGTIYVVGGHFRTGAKTDVPPINTPGKVIAVTDNGSSATVKWTYELPDDVDSDTSALATINTTPTVIYVATGNGRLFCIQDQGTYGKLLWTWQATDLKFCCWGSVGYTPPTPAVADDGTLYVAFNDQLFKFPAGFNPNSPEGISGTVKDADGNPIAGAWVSASTSTNPLADNASRFWTKTNPDGSYQISPDTVGTYYVAASAVGYEGSANQTAAINAFTDKITKDFTLGKAKFNWAIGSSVTSTDENSSYPAVNIVDGFATGDTATRFASTGSAPVLTIDLGQERSVNEAVIYSWWMCPSSYSLEYSKNGTDWTTPGIYGKPYETTAGNGGFPIDWYAADPTISGPPYAAVNVGPGGQKTAVAVIKFPSVSAQYWRLNVSAASYGVVGSYTSTKNGSPYASIWEVELRDPSKEALEPTIAGAKSGEEGDPVKVNGAVVTATAGGGVATDTIFVEEANRTAGIKVQMTGMPATIQFGDKVNIAGKIYTANGEKYIAATSISRATTTASPDGPAVAELSMNNKAAGDSVSQGMFIKTWGKVSDSATGSFKISDGSASPIKVLCSSTATMPADNDYIRVRGVVGKDLDGTVLYMRDERADWAYDSDDMHALPFTGAYDYPIQYLVLGPYTDEGKTRTQLLAEDFIGETSIGTTIMPADGLATAGKTWFTATSADGILDLNAAFGGVTPNAVAYVYLYVWSETASPSVGLVTGSDDALKYFVNGAQAFSIDAARGCTIGIDGPTAITLNKGLNSILFKVVNGDGGFALASQIVDVEAYGGTGYGGYTPFAGLGYSLNPATP, encoded by the coding sequence ATGCAAAAAGCAAGATGGATTACACTGTTGGCCATCGTCTGTATCTGTGTAATGTCGATATCGGCATATGCGCAGCTACCGTCGACAAACTGGCCAAAATCCGGGCGTGACTACTACAACAGCAGCAAGAGCCCGGCAACTTCAATTGCAAAGCCGGCTCCGAGTTGGCGGCATACGATTGAGGTGGTTCAGGGTGAGATTCCCTCATACGAGGGTGTCAAAATCGGTCCTGACGGAAACATATACGTTCAGTGGGACGACTATTTCGGTCTGGGCAAGTATTCTTCCGCAGATGGAAGTCAGATGTGGCAGGCCTCTGGTTTTACCTCCAACGATAACCATGGCTGGTATAACGGTCCGACAATCTGGAGCAATGGCACCACTGAGATGATCCTCGCCTGGATGGGCGGTGAAGATGATGATGGCGGCAACCCTCCAGTTTACTCCAACTCCCATGCAACGATAGGTGCTGGAAATACGAGCACCGGTGCGTTTATATGGGAATCCGAAGCCCTCAATGATCCGAGCACAGGCCACTCGTCGCTGGGCGGATATCGTGGTTATGGTACCAATTCTTCCGCGGCTGTTGGTCCTGATGGTACCATATATTTGGGCAATATGCTGTATTCATTTTATGGCCCCTATGGCCCCCTGAAGGCGATTAACCCGTCTAACGGCACGGTCAATTGGACTTACAACACATACGGCGTGGGTCGAAGCCTCGGCTCCTGTGCTGTCAAGCAGGTAAGTTATGGCGGCGGATTGAAAAACGTCATCTACAATTCCGGCGGCGTATACTATGAAGAATGTGCTCCTGGCGAGTTCATGAACGATTTATTTGCAGTGCGCGATGACGGCACAAATGCAACCCTGCTCTGGACAGCCGACTATACCAACACCGGATTCTTCACATCAGGCCCGGTGCTTTCAGGTGATGGAGCAACGCTCTATGTAGCAGGCCGCGATGGCTGGGCATGGCATAGCGAAAACACCAATGTCATTTATACCTATCCGGACACTCTGTTTGCATATAATGCCGACACTGGTGCAAAGAAGTGGTCGATACAGACCGGTGGCACACACGCAGTATCTCCTGCGCTTGGCGCCGACGGTACGATATACGTTGTCGGCGGTCACTTTAGGACCGGCGCAAAGACTGACGTGCCTCCGATCAATACTCCGGGCAAGGTCATTGCCGTCACAGATAACGGCAGTTCCGCTACGGTCAAGTGGACATATGAACTGCCTGATGATGTCGATTCCGATACCTCGGCTTTAGCGACAATCAACACGACACCGACTGTTATATATGTTGCAACCGGTAACGGCAGACTCTTCTGCATACAGGATCAGGGCACTTATGGCAAGCTCCTCTGGACCTGGCAGGCAACTGATCTGAAGTTCTGCTGCTGGGGCAGTGTAGGTTATACACCGCCGACACCGGCTGTGGCTGATGACGGCACATTGTATGTTGCCTTCAACGATCAGCTCTTCAAGTTCCCGGCTGGTTTCAATCCCAACAGCCCTGAAGGCATAAGTGGAACAGTCAAGGATGCCGACGGCAATCCTATTGCAGGCGCATGGGTGTCCGCATCTACATCTACCAATCCTCTTGCCGACAACGCAAGCAGGTTCTGGACGAAGACTAACCCTGATGGTTCCTATCAGATATCGCCGGACACCGTCGGCACATACTATGTGGCGGCGAGTGCGGTCGGTTACGAGGGAAGCGCTAATCAGACAGCTGCCATCAATGCATTCACAGATAAGATCACCAAGGACTTCACTCTTGGTAAGGCTAAGTTCAACTGGGCGATTGGTTCCAGTGTAACCAGCACGGATGAAAACAGCAGCTATCCGGCTGTCAACATTGTTGATGGATTTGCGACCGGGGACACTGCTACTCGTTTTGCATCAACAGGCTCAGCTCCTGTTCTGACCATAGATCTTGGACAGGAAAGATCAGTAAATGAAGCTGTGATCTACTCCTGGTGGATGTGTCCGAGCAGCTATTCATTGGAATACAGCAAGAATGGCACTGACTGGACAACTCCGGGTATATACGGAAAACCCTACGAAACCACAGCAGGCAACGGCGGTTTCCCGATTGACTGGTATGCCGCCGATCCTACGATCTCCGGTCCTCCATATGCTGCCGTTAATGTCGGTCCTGGCGGACAGAAGACCGCTGTGGCTGTTATCAAGTTCCCGTCTGTGAGCGCACAGTATTGGAGACTAAACGTTAGTGCAGCCAGTTACGGTGTTGTAGGAAGCTATACTTCTACAAAGAATGGATCACCTTACGCATCTATCTGGGAAGTCGAACTCCGCGACCCGTCAAAGGAAGCGCTTGAGCCTACTATCGCAGGTGCAAAGTCCGGCGAAGAAGGTGATCCAGTCAAAGTCAACGGCGCGGTAGTCACTGCTACTGCTGGCGGCGGCGTGGCTACTGACACGATCTTCGTAGAGGAAGCAAACCGCACAGCAGGCATCAAGGTTCAGATGACCGGCATGCCGGCGACGATACAGTTTGGCGACAAGGTCAACATTGCCGGTAAAATCTACACTGCCAATGGTGAGAAATACATTGCTGCTACCTCTATTTCCCGCGCGACGACGACCGCCTCTCCTGACGGTCCTGCGGTTGCCGAACTCAGCATGAACAACAAGGCTGCTGGTGACAGCGTGTCTCAGGGTATGTTCATCAAGACATGGGGCAAGGTCTCTGACTCTGCAACCGGCAGCTTCAAGATCAGCGACGGTTCTGCTTCGCCGATCAAGGTACTGTGCAGCAGTACGGCTACCATGCCTGCGGATAATGATTACATCAGAGTCCGCGGTGTTGTCGGCAAAGATCTTGACGGCACGGTTCTCTACATGAGAGATGAGCGGGCAGACTGGGCCTATGATTCGGACGATATGCACGCTCTGCCGTTTACCGGCGCATACGACTATCCGATCCAGTATCTGGTGCTCGGTCCGTATACGGATGAGGGCAAGACCAGAACTCAGCTTCTTGCTGAGGACTTCATTGGAGAGACATCGATCGGCACAACGATTATGCCGGCTGATGGCCTTGCGACCGCGGGCAAGACTTGGTTCACAGCGACAAGTGCTGACGGCATTCTGGATCTGAATGCTGCGTTTGGTGGAGTGACACCGAATGCAGTTGCATACGTATACCTCTATGTATGGTCCGAGACTGCTTCGCCAAGCGTTGGATTGGTGACTGGTTCCGATGACGCACTTAAGTATTTCGTCAACGGCGCTCAGGCATTCAGTATTGACGCAGCACGCGGTTGCACCATCGGTATAGATGGTCCGACTGCTATCACGCTGAATAAGGGTCTGAACAGTATACTGTTCAAAGTTGTCAACGGTGATGGTGGCTTCGCTCTTGCAAGCCAGATAGTTGATGTCGAGGCCTATGGAGGAACCGGGTATGGTGGTTACACTCCATTCGCCGGACTGGGCTACTCACTCAACCCTGCGACTCCGTAG